Proteins encoded in a region of the Homo sapiens chromosome 9, GRCh38.p14 Primary Assembly genome:
- the GBGT1 gene encoding globoside alpha-1,3-N-acetylgalactosaminyltransferase 1 isoform 1 (isoform 1 is encoded by transcript variant 1), with protein MHRRRLALGLGFCLLAGTSLSVLWVYLENWLPVSYVPYYLPCPEIFNMKLHYKREKPLQPVVWSQYPQPKLLEHRPTQLLTLTPWLAPIVSEGTFNPELLQHIYQPLNLTIGVTVFAVGKYTHFIQSFLESAEEFFMRGYRVHYYIFTDNPAAVPGVPLGPHRLLSSIPIQGHSHWEETSMRRMETISQHIAKRAHREVDYLFCLDVDMVFRNPWGPETLGDLVAAIHPSYYAVPRQQFPYERRRVSTAFVADSEGDFYYGGAVFGGQVARVYEFTRGCHMAILADKANGIMAAWREESHLNRHFISNKPSKVLSPEYLWDDRKPQPPSLKLIRFSTLDKDISCLRS; from the exons ATGCATCGCCGGAGACTGGCCCTGGGTCTGGGGTTCTGCCTGTTGGCGGGCACAAGCCTCAGTGTCCTGTG GGTGTATCTTGAGAACTGGCTGCCAGTCTCCTATGTCCCCTATTATCTCCCCTGCCCAGAGATCTT CAACATGAAGCTGCACTACAAGAGGGAGAAGCCACTCCAGCCCGTGGTATG GTCACAGTACCCTCAGCCCAAGCTGCTGGAGCACAG GCCCACACAGCTGCTGACACTCACACCCTGGTTGGCGCCCATCGTCTCCGAGGGAACCTTCAACCCAGAGCTTCTGCAGCACATCTACCAGCCACTGAACCTGACCATTGGGGTCACGGTGTTTGCCGTGGGGAA GTACACTCATTTCATCCAGTCCTTCCTGGAGTCAGCCGAGGAGTTCTTCATGCGTGGGTACCGGGTGCACTACTACATCTTCACTGACAACCCTGCAGCCGTTCCCGGGGTCCCGCTGGGTCCCCACCGGCTTCTCAGCTCCATCCCCATCCAGGGTCACTCCCACTGGGAGGAGACATCCATGCGCCGGATGGAGACCATCAGCCAGCACATTGCTAAGAGGGCTCACCGGGAGGTGGACTACCTCTTCTGCCTTGATGTGGACATGGTGTTTCGGAACCCGTGGGGCCCTGAGACCTTGGGAGACCTGGTGGCTGCCATTCACCCAAGCTACTACGCCGTTCCCCGCCAGCAGTTCCCCTATGAGCGCAGGCGTGTTTCCACTGCCTTTGTGGCAGACAGCGAAGGGGACTTCTATTATGGTGGGGCAGTCTTCGGGGGGCAGGTGGCCAGGGTATATGAGTTTACTAGGGGCTGCCACATGGCCATCCTGGCGGACAAGGCCAATGGCATCATGGCTGCCTGGCGGGAGGAAAGCCACCTGAACCGTCACTTCATCTCAAACAAGCCGTCCAAGGTGCTGTCCCCCGAGTACCTCTGGGACGACAGGAAGCCCCAGCCACCCAGCCTGAAGCTGATCCGCTTTTCTACACTGGACAAGGATATCAGCTGCCTGAGGAGCTGA
- the GBGT1 gene encoding globoside alpha-1,3-N-acetylgalactosaminyltransferase 1 isoform 3 (isoform 3 is encoded by transcript variant 3): MHRRRLALGLGFCLLAGTSLSVLWVYLENWLPVSYVPYYLPCPEILSQYPQPKLLEHRPTQLLTLTPWLAPIVSEGTFNPELLQHIYQPLNLTIGVTVFAVGKYTHFIQSFLESAEEFFMRGYRVHYYIFTDNPAAVPGVPLGPHRLLSSIPIQGHSHWEETSMRRMETISQHIAKRAHREVDYLFCLDVDMVFRNPWGPETLGDLVAAIHPSYYAVPRQQFPYERRRVSTAFVADSEGDFYYGGAVFGGQVARVYEFTRGCHMAILADKANGIMAAWREESHLNRHFISNKPSKVLSPEYLWDDRKPQPPSLKLIRFSTLDKDISCLRS, translated from the exons ATGCATCGCCGGAGACTGGCCCTGGGTCTGGGGTTCTGCCTGTTGGCGGGCACAAGCCTCAGTGTCCTGTG GGTGTATCTTGAGAACTGGCTGCCAGTCTCCTATGTCCCCTATTATCTCCCCTGCCCAGAGATCTT GTCACAGTACCCTCAGCCCAAGCTGCTGGAGCACAG GCCCACACAGCTGCTGACACTCACACCCTGGTTGGCGCCCATCGTCTCCGAGGGAACCTTCAACCCAGAGCTTCTGCAGCACATCTACCAGCCACTGAACCTGACCATTGGGGTCACGGTGTTTGCCGTGGGGAA GTACACTCATTTCATCCAGTCCTTCCTGGAGTCAGCCGAGGAGTTCTTCATGCGTGGGTACCGGGTGCACTACTACATCTTCACTGACAACCCTGCAGCCGTTCCCGGGGTCCCGCTGGGTCCCCACCGGCTTCTCAGCTCCATCCCCATCCAGGGTCACTCCCACTGGGAGGAGACATCCATGCGCCGGATGGAGACCATCAGCCAGCACATTGCTAAGAGGGCTCACCGGGAGGTGGACTACCTCTTCTGCCTTGATGTGGACATGGTGTTTCGGAACCCGTGGGGCCCTGAGACCTTGGGAGACCTGGTGGCTGCCATTCACCCAAGCTACTACGCCGTTCCCCGCCAGCAGTTCCCCTATGAGCGCAGGCGTGTTTCCACTGCCTTTGTGGCAGACAGCGAAGGGGACTTCTATTATGGTGGGGCAGTCTTCGGGGGGCAGGTGGCCAGGGTATATGAGTTTACTAGGGGCTGCCACATGGCCATCCTGGCGGACAAGGCCAATGGCATCATGGCTGCCTGGCGGGAGGAAAGCCACCTGAACCGTCACTTCATCTCAAACAAGCCGTCCAAGGTGCTGTCCCCCGAGTACCTCTGGGACGACAGGAAGCCCCAGCCACCCAGCCTGAAGCTGATCCGCTTTTCTACACTGGACAAGGATATCAGCTGCCTGAGGAGCTGA
- the GBGT1 gene encoding globoside alpha-1,3-N-acetylgalactosaminyltransferase 1 isoform 4 (isoform 4 is encoded by transcript variant 4) — protein sequence MKLHYKREKPLQPVVWSQYPQPKLLEHRPTQLLTLTPWLAPIVSEGTFNPELLQHIYQPLNLTIGVTVFAVGKYTHFIQSFLESAEEFFMRGYRVHYYIFTDNPAAVPGVPLGPHRLLSSIPIQGHSHWEETSMRRMETISQHIAKRAHREVDYLFCLDVDMVFRNPWGPETLGDLVAAIHPSYYAVPRQQFPYERRRVSTAFVADSEGDFYYGGAVFGGQVARVYEFTRGCHMAILADKANGIMAAWREESHLNRHFISNKPSKVLSPEYLWDDRKPQPPSLKLIRFSTLDKDISCLRS from the exons ATGAAGCTGCACTACAAGAGGGAGAAGCCACTCCAGCCCGTGGTATG GTCACAGTACCCTCAGCCCAAGCTGCTGGAGCACAG GCCCACACAGCTGCTGACACTCACACCCTGGTTGGCGCCCATCGTCTCCGAGGGAACCTTCAACCCAGAGCTTCTGCAGCACATCTACCAGCCACTGAACCTGACCATTGGGGTCACGGTGTTTGCCGTGGGGAA GTACACTCATTTCATCCAGTCCTTCCTGGAGTCAGCCGAGGAGTTCTTCATGCGTGGGTACCGGGTGCACTACTACATCTTCACTGACAACCCTGCAGCCGTTCCCGGGGTCCCGCTGGGTCCCCACCGGCTTCTCAGCTCCATCCCCATCCAGGGTCACTCCCACTGGGAGGAGACATCCATGCGCCGGATGGAGACCATCAGCCAGCACATTGCTAAGAGGGCTCACCGGGAGGTGGACTACCTCTTCTGCCTTGATGTGGACATGGTGTTTCGGAACCCGTGGGGCCCTGAGACCTTGGGAGACCTGGTGGCTGCCATTCACCCAAGCTACTACGCCGTTCCCCGCCAGCAGTTCCCCTATGAGCGCAGGCGTGTTTCCACTGCCTTTGTGGCAGACAGCGAAGGGGACTTCTATTATGGTGGGGCAGTCTTCGGGGGGCAGGTGGCCAGGGTATATGAGTTTACTAGGGGCTGCCACATGGCCATCCTGGCGGACAAGGCCAATGGCATCATGGCTGCCTGGCGGGAGGAAAGCCACCTGAACCGTCACTTCATCTCAAACAAGCCGTCCAAGGTGCTGTCCCCCGAGTACCTCTGGGACGACAGGAAGCCCCAGCCACCCAGCCTGAAGCTGATCCGCTTTTCTACACTGGACAAGGATATCAGCTGCCTGAGGAGCTGA
- the GBGT1 gene encoding globoside alpha-1,3-N-acetylgalactosaminyltransferase 1 isoform 5 (isoform 5 is encoded by transcript variant 5): MRGYRVHYYIFTDNPAAVPGVPLGPHRLLSSIPIQGHSHWEETSMRRMETISQHIAKRAHREVDYLFCLDVDMVFRNPWGPETLGDLVAAIHPSYYAVPRQQFPYERRRVSTAFVADSEGDFYYGGAVFGGQVARVYEFTRGCHMAILADKANGIMAAWREESHLNRHFISNKPSKVLSPEYLWDDRKPQPPSLKLIRFSTLDKDISCLRS; encoded by the coding sequence ATGCGTGGGTACCGGGTGCACTACTACATCTTCACTGACAACCCTGCAGCCGTTCCCGGGGTCCCGCTGGGTCCCCACCGGCTTCTCAGCTCCATCCCCATCCAGGGTCACTCCCACTGGGAGGAGACATCCATGCGCCGGATGGAGACCATCAGCCAGCACATTGCTAAGAGGGCTCACCGGGAGGTGGACTACCTCTTCTGCCTTGATGTGGACATGGTGTTTCGGAACCCGTGGGGCCCTGAGACCTTGGGAGACCTGGTGGCTGCCATTCACCCAAGCTACTACGCCGTTCCCCGCCAGCAGTTCCCCTATGAGCGCAGGCGTGTTTCCACTGCCTTTGTGGCAGACAGCGAAGGGGACTTCTATTATGGTGGGGCAGTCTTCGGGGGGCAGGTGGCCAGGGTATATGAGTTTACTAGGGGCTGCCACATGGCCATCCTGGCGGACAAGGCCAATGGCATCATGGCTGCCTGGCGGGAGGAAAGCCACCTGAACCGTCACTTCATCTCAAACAAGCCGTCCAAGGTGCTGTCCCCCGAGTACCTCTGGGACGACAGGAAGCCCCAGCCACCCAGCCTGAAGCTGATCCGCTTTTCTACACTGGACAAGGATATCAGCTGCCTGAGGAGCTGA
- the GBGT1 gene encoding globoside alpha-1,3-N-acetylgalactosaminyltransferase 1 isoform 2 (isoform 2 is encoded by transcript variant 2) yields the protein MHRRRLALGLGFCLLAGTSLSVLWVYLENWLPVSYVPYYLPCPEIFNMKLHYKREKPLQPVVWSQYPQPKLLEHRPTQLLTLTPWLAPIVSEGTFNPELLQHIYQPLNLTIGVTVFAVGNPSWSQPRSSSCVGTGCTTTSSLTTLQPFPGSRWVPTGFSAPSPSRVTPTGRRHPCAGWRPSASTLLRGLTGRWTTSSALMWTWCFGTRGALRPWETWWLPFTQATTPFPASSSPMSAGVFPLPLWQTAKGTSIMVGQSSGGRWPGYMSLLGAATWPSWRTRPMASWLPGGRKAT from the exons ATGCATCGCCGGAGACTGGCCCTGGGTCTGGGGTTCTGCCTGTTGGCGGGCACAAGCCTCAGTGTCCTGTG GGTGTATCTTGAGAACTGGCTGCCAGTCTCCTATGTCCCCTATTATCTCCCCTGCCCAGAGATCTT CAACATGAAGCTGCACTACAAGAGGGAGAAGCCACTCCAGCCCGTGGTATG GTCACAGTACCCTCAGCCCAAGCTGCTGGAGCACAG GCCCACACAGCTGCTGACACTCACACCCTGGTTGGCGCCCATCGTCTCCGAGGGAACCTTCAACCCAGAGCTTCTGCAGCACATCTACCAGCCACTGAACCTGACCATTGGGGTCACGGTGTTTGCCGTGGGGAA TCCTTCCTGGAGTCAGCCGAGGAGTTCTTCATGCGTGGGTACCGGGTGCACTACTACATCTTCACTGACAACCCTGCAGCCGTTCCCGGGGTCCCGCTGGGTCCCCACCGGCTTCTCAGCTCCATCCCCATCCAGGGTCACTCCCACTGGGAGGAGACATCCATGCGCCGGATGGAGACCATCAGCCAGCACATTGCTAAGAGGGCTCACCGGGAGGTGGACTACCTCTTCTGCCTTGATGTGGACATGGTGTTTCGGAACCCGTGGGGCCCTGAGACCTTGGGAGACCTGGTGGCTGCCATTCACCCAAGCTACTACGCCGTTCCCCGCCAGCAGTTCCCCTATGAGCGCAGGCGTGTTTCCACTGCCTTTGTGGCAGACAGCGAAGGGGACTTCTATTATGGTGGGGCAGTCTTCGGGGGGCAGGTGGCCAGGGTATATGAGTTTACTAGGGGCTGCCACATGGCCATCCTGGCGGACAAGGCCAATGGCATCATGGCTGCCTGGCGGGAGGAAAGCCACCTGA